In Marivirga salinae, a single window of DNA contains:
- a CDS encoding choice-of-anchor B family protein: MTKIFTLFAVLISVNLIAQTPCENGEVDGYPCNQVDFYANLNNSALSGTSGVGSNDIWGWTDPETNTEYVIIGQDNGTVFVDISNPSSPVVIGRLPSHTGNSSSWRDIKVYDNHAFIVADNNSGHGMQVFDLTRLRDAGSSIVTFDNDAHYDGVSSAHNVVINEETGFAYIVGARGAGNECGQGGLHIVNIQDPKNPVFTGCFDADGYTHDAQCVIYNGPDSDYQGQEICFNANENTVTIANVDDKNNTSLIAKEGYPQSAYSHQGWLTEDHKYFISGDELDEGNSVYRTRTLVWDVRDLDNPVLLTQYYSERVAIDHNLYTKDDMVFQSNYTNGLVILDSKKVENGNLREIAFFDTFPQGNNTGFNGSWSNYPFFESGIIAVSDISNGLFLLQPNIKDIITEHPNFTECGSGQKVINVSVDAQYEVDNFQWQIITENIPSDLQEGDNFSGINTSELTINSITEDIVNSKFRCKVQLSTGEIAYSYPSSQPSGLPEPSFTFNRSGDLTVSFTNKSINADSVVWDFGDGSDFSNEENPVHIYNELKEYTVTLTGFNFCGEQTISENLGASVLNNRQELGKDVNIYPNPVKDILKIKQSENSNLLSFRVLNISGHTVYESGKQSAIIADNINTAEWKSGMYLVLLTFEDGGRIVKKIIKE; the protein is encoded by the coding sequence ATGACAAAAATATTTACCTTATTTGCTGTTTTAATATCAGTGAATTTAATTGCTCAGACACCTTGCGAAAATGGCGAGGTAGATGGATATCCATGTAATCAAGTAGATTTTTATGCTAACTTAAACAATTCAGCGCTCTCTGGTACCTCTGGTGTTGGGTCTAATGATATTTGGGGATGGACTGACCCGGAAACCAATACGGAATATGTGATAATTGGACAAGACAATGGGACTGTATTTGTTGATATTAGTAATCCTTCTTCACCTGTTGTAATTGGAAGGCTTCCTAGCCACACTGGAAACTCTAGTTCTTGGCGAGATATAAAAGTTTATGATAATCATGCATTTATAGTAGCAGATAATAATTCAGGACATGGTATGCAGGTTTTTGATTTAACCCGGTTAAGAGATGCAGGGAGTTCAATAGTGACCTTTGACAATGACGCACATTACGATGGTGTGTCTAGCGCACATAATGTAGTCATAAATGAAGAAACAGGTTTTGCATACATAGTGGGTGCTAGAGGAGCTGGAAATGAATGCGGACAAGGTGGCTTGCATATTGTGAATATTCAAGACCCTAAAAACCCAGTTTTTACGGGTTGTTTCGATGCCGATGGTTATACTCACGATGCACAATGTGTGATTTATAATGGCCCTGATTCTGATTATCAAGGTCAAGAGATATGTTTTAATGCAAATGAAAACACTGTTACCATTGCTAATGTTGATGATAAAAACAATACTTCTTTAATTGCGAAGGAAGGATATCCACAGTCTGCCTATTCTCATCAAGGTTGGCTTACAGAAGACCATAAATATTTCATATCAGGTGATGAATTGGATGAAGGAAATTCAGTTTATAGAACGCGTACATTAGTTTGGGATGTAAGAGATTTAGATAATCCTGTTTTACTGACCCAATATTATTCTGAAAGGGTAGCCATTGACCATAATCTTTATACAAAAGATGATATGGTATTCCAATCTAACTATACGAATGGATTGGTTATTTTGGATTCAAAAAAGGTGGAAAATGGAAATTTGAGAGAAATAGCCTTTTTTGATACTTTTCCTCAAGGAAACAATACCGGATTTAATGGGTCATGGAGTAATTACCCTTTCTTTGAAAGTGGAATAATTGCAGTTAGCGACATTAGTAATGGTCTATTTTTATTACAGCCTAATATAAAGGATATCATTACCGAACATCCAAATTTTACTGAATGCGGATCAGGCCAAAAAGTAATAAATGTAAGTGTTGATGCGCAATATGAAGTGGATAACTTTCAGTGGCAAATAATCACGGAAAATATCCCAAGTGATTTACAAGAAGGAGATAATTTTTCGGGTATAAACACATCTGAATTAACCATAAACTCAATCACTGAAGATATTGTAAATTCTAAATTCAGATGTAAAGTTCAGCTTTCAACTGGTGAAATTGCTTATAGTTATCCTTCAAGCCAACCCTCTGGTTTGCCTGAACCTTCTTTTACTTTTAATAGATCTGGTGATTTAACGGTAAGTTTCACTAATAAATCTATTAATGCGGATAGTGTTGTATGGGATTTTGGTGATGGTAGTGATTTTTCAAATGAAGAAAACCCTGTTCACATTTATAATGAATTAAAAGAATATACAGTGACACTTACGGGCTTTAATTTCTGTGGTGAGCAGACTATTTCGGAAAATCTTGGTGCTTCAGTATTGAACAATAGACAAGAATTAGGAAAGGATGTTAATATTTACCCTAATCCGGTAAAGGATATATTGAAAATTAAACAGAGTGAAAATTCTAACTTATTAAGTTTTAGAGTTTTAAATATTTCCGGTCATACTGTTTATGAATCAGGAAAACAGTCAGCAATCATAGCTGATAATATAAATACAGCTGAGTGGAAATCTGGAATGTATTTAGTTTTATTAACCTTTGAGGATGGTGGTAGAATAGTGAAAAAAATCATCAAGGAATAA
- a CDS encoding diphthine--ammonia ligase: MRKKIALSWSGGKDACLALHYLTQSNEYEIDHLHTVIGEDTNRVGMHGIKKELIEAQASSLNLPLKISYLPSSKSNKSYEQVMREYADYCKSKNIGNIAFGDIFLEDLKKYREEKMAEVDIKCLFPLWKKDTKNVINEFLDLGFQTKICAGDASKLNKEIIGKTITQDTLIQLPKDVDPCGENGEFHTFVYDGPLFKNAVKINLKSIQSHFYEYQIEENEGIKKVKSEFYFAEFE; this comes from the coding sequence ATGAGGAAGAAAATTGCTTTAAGCTGGAGTGGAGGTAAGGATGCATGTTTGGCATTGCATTATTTAACCCAATCAAATGAATATGAAATAGACCACTTGCATACAGTAATTGGAGAAGACACTAATAGAGTGGGCATGCACGGGATCAAAAAAGAATTGATTGAAGCTCAAGCAAGTTCTTTGAACCTCCCACTTAAGATCAGTTATTTACCATCTAGTAAAAGCAATAAATCATATGAGCAAGTCATGAGAGAATATGCTGATTATTGTAAGTCAAAAAATATTGGCAACATTGCTTTTGGTGATATTTTTCTTGAGGATTTGAAAAAATACAGAGAAGAAAAAATGGCCGAAGTAGATATAAAATGCTTGTTTCCTCTGTGGAAAAAAGATACAAAGAATGTGATCAATGAATTTTTAGATTTAGGCTTTCAAACTAAAATTTGTGCTGGTGATGCTTCTAAATTAAACAAGGAAATAATAGGTAAAACCATCACTCAAGATACCCTCATTCAATTACCGAAAGATGTTGACCCTTGCGGAGAAAATGGAGAATTCCACACATTTGTGTATGATGGCCCTCTGTTCAAGAATGCAGTCAAAATCAATTTAAAATCAATTCAATCGCACTTTTATGAATATCAGATTGAAGAAAATGAGGGAATAAAAAAGGTGAAAAGCGAATTTTATTTTGCTGAATTCGAATAA
- a CDS encoding DUF3667 domain-containing protein — MKEKLQKCLNCGEQLETDQNFCSNCGQENSDKKLALGAFLKDFFSNYLSFDTILFKTLNPFIFRPGKLTKAFNEGKRRRYINPIRLYLIFSLFYFFMISLTVPKDLTDSVLRSIVNQKPMMDSLKVEELDSAKVQQLIIKAEQNKVAKKEDSINKWATLKYWAEDETLSDEEFEANLNKVGGNIEGIPAKYKRSFLLNSSMFTYQAIRNLPLMMFFFLPIFAFILYLLFMKKRYFMEHLIHGLHLHAFAYFIYGLAILLISVFSKAEGWIVFISFIWVSLYTLFSIKRLYQNSWAKSVFKFFILGFFYFILLLFGFAFELYISFLTI; from the coding sequence TTGAAAGAAAAATTGCAAAAATGTCTTAATTGCGGTGAGCAATTAGAAACTGACCAAAACTTTTGTTCTAATTGCGGGCAAGAAAATTCCGATAAAAAACTAGCTTTAGGTGCATTTTTGAAAGACTTCTTTTCTAATTATCTGAGTTTTGATACAATCTTATTCAAAACCTTAAACCCCTTCATTTTCAGGCCAGGAAAGCTTACCAAGGCTTTTAATGAAGGGAAAAGAAGGCGATACATCAACCCCATTAGGTTGTATTTAATTTTTTCCCTTTTCTATTTTTTTATGATTAGTCTTACCGTTCCTAAAGATTTGACTGACTCAGTTTTAAGATCTATTGTCAATCAAAAACCTATGATGGATTCTCTAAAAGTTGAAGAACTCGACAGTGCTAAAGTTCAACAACTGATTATAAAGGCAGAACAGAATAAAGTAGCGAAAAAGGAAGATTCAATTAATAAATGGGCTACCCTAAAATATTGGGCTGAAGATGAAACTTTGAGTGATGAGGAATTCGAAGCGAACCTAAATAAAGTAGGTGGAAATATCGAAGGTATTCCAGCAAAGTATAAAAGGTCATTTTTACTAAATTCTTCTATGTTTACTTATCAGGCCATTAGAAATCTGCCTTTGATGATGTTTTTCTTTCTCCCAATTTTTGCTTTTATACTTTATCTCTTATTTATGAAGAAAAGGTATTTTATGGAACATCTGATCCATGGATTGCACCTTCATGCATTTGCCTATTTTATTTATGGATTGGCCATTTTATTAATTAGTGTTTTCTCTAAAGCTGAAGGTTGGATAGTCTTTATAAGTTTTATTTGGGTGAGCCTCTATACACTTTTTTCAATAAAAAGACTTTATCAAAACAGTTGGGCAAAATCTGTTTTTAAATTTTTCATTTTAGGATTTTTCTATTTTATACTCTTACTATTTGGGTTTGCTTTTGAGCTCTATATTTCATTTTTAACGATATAA
- a CDS encoding DUF5522 domain-containing protein — MSAKNLKIENDDFYMENGFFVFTEKYHLKRGYCCGNKCRHCPFQYKNVKAKK; from the coding sequence ATGAGTGCAAAAAATTTAAAAATAGAGAACGATGATTTTTATATGGAAAATGGCTTTTTCGTTTTCACTGAAAAATATCATTTAAAAAGAGGTTATTGCTGTGGAAATAAATGCAGACATTGCCCCTTCCAGTATAAAAATGTGAAAGCAAAAAAATAA
- a CDS encoding acyl-CoA thioesterase yields the protein MIVTKGNKADNAITKVTKAVFPNTTNHYDTLFGGTALQWMDEVAFITATRYSRQKMVTVSSDKIDFNKAIPAGTIVELVGQIEKVGNTSLEVRVDVFTEEMYSNHREKSISGCFTMVAIDENKKPILIT from the coding sequence ATGATTGTAACTAAAGGAAATAAGGCAGATAACGCCATTACAAAAGTAACCAAGGCAGTTTTTCCAAATACGACTAATCATTATGATACGCTATTTGGAGGAACTGCCCTTCAATGGATGGACGAGGTGGCTTTTATTACGGCCACCCGTTATTCAAGACAGAAAATGGTGACGGTTAGCAGTGATAAAATTGACTTCAATAAAGCAATTCCTGCTGGAACCATAGTGGAATTAGTTGGTCAAATAGAAAAAGTAGGTAATACCAGTTTAGAGGTTAGAGTGGATGTTTTTACAGAAGAAATGTATTCCAACCACAGAGAAAAATCCATTTCAGGCTGTTTTACTATGGTAGCTATAGATGAAAATAAGAAACCAATTTTAATTACATGA
- a CDS encoding DUF5074 domain-containing protein encodes MTKNYSILINLIVALFIFSACDDTEDIELKTAGVYVYHEGAFGSNNATIGNYDPESYDYNASLYRGQNSSFIGDVQQNILVDNNNDRIYSVLNGSNSIDIMTSNLKSEAKISFPELDKPRDIAVLDGLAFIANWGPYNENFALTNSEIFVVDLSTNELVDRIETQEYPEHLFIKNNKLIVSHASFDGSISEISIINLDNLQIEETLEVPSSPKEITEDDNGNVWVVCTSGNLIQLSASLTGIANQIELDNSVLGDIDSHEGAIYFYSGSEISFLNISDNSISSTGIEVEMQTPYAFAVDPVSGDFYLGDALDFSSEGLVIRYDAEGELLDTFESGIAPTQFSFNIERDR; translated from the coding sequence ATGACAAAGAATTATTCAATTTTAATCAACTTAATTGTTGCACTATTCATTTTCTCAGCTTGTGATGACACTGAGGATATAGAACTCAAAACAGCAGGAGTTTACGTATATCATGAAGGGGCATTTGGAAGCAATAATGCAACCATTGGTAATTATGATCCTGAATCTTATGATTATAATGCTTCACTTTACAGAGGTCAAAACAGCAGCTTTATTGGAGATGTTCAACAAAATATTTTAGTGGATAATAATAATGACAGAATCTACAGTGTATTGAACGGAAGTAATTCCATTGATATAATGACTTCAAACTTAAAATCAGAAGCAAAAATCAGTTTCCCTGAATTAGATAAACCAAGGGATATTGCTGTATTGGATGGCTTAGCCTTTATTGCAAATTGGGGCCCTTACAATGAAAATTTTGCGTTAACGAATAGTGAAATATTTGTTGTAGACTTAAGTACAAATGAATTAGTAGACCGTATTGAAACTCAGGAATATCCTGAACATCTTTTTATTAAAAACAACAAACTTATTGTAAGCCACGCATCCTTTGATGGAAGCATTAGCGAAATATCTATTATCAATCTTGATAACTTACAAATAGAAGAAACTCTTGAGGTTCCAAGCAGCCCAAAAGAAATAACAGAAGATGATAACGGCAATGTTTGGGTGGTTTGCACTAGCGGAAACTTGATACAATTAAGTGCATCTTTAACAGGCATTGCAAATCAAATTGAACTGGATAATTCAGTATTAGGTGATATTGACTCACATGAAGGTGCTATCTATTTTTACTCGGGTAGTGAAATTTCATTTTTAAATATTTCAGATAATAGTATTAGCTCAACAGGAATTGAGGTTGAAATGCAAACTCCTTATGCTTTCGCTGTTGATCCAGTTTCAGGAGATTTTTACTTAGGTGACGCCCTAGATTTTTCGAGTGAAGGCCTAGTGATTCGCTATGATGCAGAAGGAGAACTACTGGATACATTTGAGTCTGGAATTGCCCCTACTCAATTTTCTTTTAACATCGAAAGAGATAGATGA
- a CDS encoding TonB-dependent receptor: MRLGALFLLLWFSNELWAQNHQDSIPVLEEVSVQGHFEKQFLHGNTIILPKAKTLNFYDGANISEILKQNSSIYFKEYGNGMLTTIAFRGTNASQTAVLWDNFNINSFTLGQTDFSLIPSQAISEISIIPGSGSSMGGSGAFGGAVLLENPLSFKKGNRLSIGQQIGSFGLLNSNVNANGSNGKWAYDTKLYWGKAKNDFEILQTGEKQDNARFKRWGINQSIGYKIRNTEKIKLAIWYNDNFREIQPPIGSTRDVNEQTDQNLRTHLNFEKMGEKSSLTIGTGYFMDEMDYRLNQAISYYKVDRWESFADYKYQISIKHQLKLSARYNYIDAKNQNYAGGGATEQRYSLGALFKGEIWRNFDYAVHLRQQLVPEVNIPISPYAGISHQLFRTENHQLDLKLNTSYNYRLPTLNDRFWNEAGNPELNSETAWNKEASIHSNHNWDKTKVDFSVTAYHNEVDNWIQWIPDENNQWRPRNIKKVLAKGIETTAGIHFPIYNELWFELDLQYSYTQSRVLESETNTNEVGKQLIYTPLHKANASASVSWMNFSLDIFQRWTGKVYTTNNNSDLFSLQPFLLSDLGLNWQSTSWQLSVKAKNLFNSEYFLYSGYAMPGRNYQLSITRKFKFN, from the coding sequence ATGCGATTAGGTGCTTTATTTTTATTGCTATGGTTCTCCAATGAACTATGGGCACAAAACCATCAGGACAGTATTCCTGTGTTAGAAGAAGTGTCTGTGCAAGGCCATTTTGAAAAACAATTTTTGCATGGTAATACTATTATTTTGCCCAAAGCCAAAACACTGAATTTCTACGATGGCGCTAATATTAGCGAAATTTTAAAGCAGAACAGCAGTATTTATTTCAAGGAATACGGAAATGGAATGCTCACAACCATAGCCTTCCGCGGCACCAATGCCAGCCAAACCGCAGTGCTTTGGGACAATTTCAACATCAATAGTTTCACACTAGGCCAAACTGATTTTTCTTTAATACCCTCTCAAGCCATTTCTGAAATATCCATCATTCCGGGAAGTGGCAGCAGCATGGGAGGAAGTGGTGCATTTGGTGGTGCTGTTTTATTGGAAAATCCACTTTCATTCAAAAAAGGAAATAGATTATCTATCGGGCAGCAAATCGGTAGTTTTGGATTGTTAAATAGTAATGTAAATGCAAATGGCAGTAACGGCAAATGGGCTTATGACACTAAGTTATATTGGGGAAAAGCCAAAAATGATTTTGAAATTTTACAAACTGGTGAAAAACAGGATAATGCAAGATTTAAAAGATGGGGGATAAACCAAAGCATCGGCTATAAAATCAGAAATACTGAAAAAATAAAATTAGCGATTTGGTATAATGACAACTTCAGGGAAATTCAACCTCCAATAGGATCTACCAGAGATGTAAACGAGCAAACAGATCAAAACCTAAGGACACATCTTAACTTTGAAAAAATGGGAGAAAAAAGCAGTCTAACTATTGGGACTGGCTACTTCATGGATGAAATGGATTATCGATTGAACCAGGCTATTTCTTATTATAAAGTAGATAGATGGGAAAGCTTCGCTGACTATAAATATCAAATCTCCATTAAACATCAGCTAAAATTATCAGCTCGATACAATTATATTGATGCGAAAAATCAAAATTACGCAGGCGGTGGTGCCACTGAACAACGCTATAGTTTAGGTGCTTTATTTAAAGGAGAAATATGGAGGAACTTTGATTATGCCGTGCATTTGAGACAACAATTGGTACCAGAAGTTAATATTCCAATTTCTCCGTATGCGGGGATTTCACATCAACTATTCAGAACTGAAAATCATCAACTCGATCTTAAATTAAATACTTCTTACAACTACAGACTTCCTACTTTAAATGATCGGTTCTGGAACGAAGCCGGAAATCCGGAACTGAATTCAGAAACAGCATGGAATAAAGAAGCGTCTATTCATTCAAATCATAATTGGGATAAAACCAAAGTAGACTTTTCGGTGACCGCTTATCATAATGAGGTGGATAATTGGATTCAGTGGATACCAGATGAAAACAATCAATGGCGACCTAGAAACATAAAAAAAGTACTGGCAAAAGGGATTGAAACAACAGCAGGAATTCATTTCCCTATTTATAATGAATTATGGTTTGAGTTAGATTTGCAATATAGCTATACGCAATCCAGAGTTTTGGAAAGTGAAACGAACACTAATGAGGTTGGCAAACAATTAATCTATACGCCTTTACATAAAGCAAATGCATCTGCTTCCGTTTCTTGGATGAATTTTTCATTAGATATTTTCCAGCGATGGACTGGAAAAGTTTACACTACCAATAATAACTCAGATTTATTTTCCCTTCAGCCATTTTTATTATCCGATCTTGGATTGAACTGGCAATCAACTTCTTGGCAATTATCAGTCAAAGCAAAGAATTTATTTAACTCAGAATATTTCCTCTACTCAGGCTATGCAATGCCTGGTAGAAATTATCAACTCAGTATAACCCGAAAATTTAAATTTAATTAA
- a CDS encoding plasmid pRiA4b ORF-3 family protein, giving the protein MKIVPMYPDPYKLKIHLEHTDIYRIVLVPSFINMLQLHLVCQEAMGWMMAHLFTFTDKKGSTARIKAGLPIEDLPFLSGPKEIKADKVKLNEFHEITGGKSFWYWYDFGDDWWHKISFQKPTKKDLELYSGTPVCLDGKKACPPEDIGGVDGYLHFLKIINENTQPDKDELMDFYGFMEGDVFDPEFFEIDFINEELTEIMEWDEWNKTADDFI; this is encoded by the coding sequence GTGAAAATAGTACCTATGTATCCTGACCCCTACAAGCTCAAAATCCATTTGGAGCATACGGATATATATAGAATAGTTTTAGTACCCTCCTTCATTAATATGCTTCAACTTCATTTGGTTTGCCAAGAAGCTATGGGTTGGATGATGGCACATTTATTCACATTTACAGATAAAAAAGGATCTACAGCTAGAATTAAGGCAGGCTTACCAATTGAAGATTTACCATTTTTATCAGGACCTAAGGAAATAAAAGCAGATAAAGTCAAGTTAAATGAATTTCATGAGATCACGGGTGGAAAATCGTTTTGGTATTGGTATGATTTCGGAGATGATTGGTGGCATAAAATAAGTTTCCAAAAACCTACTAAAAAGGACTTGGAATTATATAGTGGTACTCCAGTTTGTTTAGATGGAAAAAAAGCTTGCCCACCTGAAGATATAGGTGGAGTAGATGGTTATTTGCACTTCTTGAAAATTATAAATGAAAATACCCAACCTGATAAAGACGAATTAATGGATTTTTATGGCTTTATGGAAGGAGATGTTTTTGATCCAGAGTTTTTTGAAATTGACTTTATTAACGAGGAACTGACGGAAATAATGGAATGGGATGAATGGAATAAAACGGCTGACGATTTTATTTGA
- a CDS encoding LysR family transcriptional regulator, with the protein MHYTIHQLQIFLKVVQKQSITKASEELFMSQPAVSIQLKNFQDQFDIPLYEVVGRKLFITDFGKEIALIAERVIEELNNINYKTEAYSGMMTGKLKISSASTGKYVIPFFLEEFLSKNSGIDLVLDVTNKTKVIQSLKNNEIDFALVSVIPDLLDIEEELLIDNKLYLVSSEAQQNESMPLIYREEGSATRSAMEHYYGTHNSKSRKRLELTSNEAVKQAVIAGLGNSIMPLIGIKNELLNKQLYILPTEDLPVTTKWRLIWLKGKRISPVAQAYLDFIRLKKNEILDEKFQWYQEYK; encoded by the coding sequence ATGCATTACACTATACATCAGCTACAGATATTTTTAAAAGTGGTCCAAAAACAAAGCATCACTAAAGCTTCGGAAGAACTATTTATGTCACAGCCAGCAGTTTCCATCCAGCTAAAAAACTTTCAAGATCAATTCGACATACCATTATATGAGGTTGTAGGAAGAAAATTATTCATAACAGATTTCGGTAAAGAAATTGCCCTAATTGCGGAGCGTGTAATAGAAGAATTGAATAATATAAATTATAAAACGGAGGCCTATAGTGGAATGATGACAGGAAAACTGAAAATTTCTTCCGCCTCCACAGGAAAATATGTAATTCCTTTTTTCCTTGAAGAATTCTTGTCCAAAAACTCTGGAATTGATTTGGTTTTAGATGTTACCAATAAAACTAAAGTAATTCAAAGCTTAAAAAATAACGAAATTGATTTCGCCCTTGTAAGCGTAATTCCTGATTTATTAGATATAGAAGAAGAACTCTTAATCGATAATAAATTATATTTAGTGAGTAGCGAAGCACAGCAAAATGAAAGTATGCCTTTGATTTACCGGGAGGAAGGCTCTGCCACAAGAAGTGCGATGGAACACTATTATGGAACACATAATTCAAAGTCTAGAAAGAGATTAGAGCTTACATCTAATGAGGCTGTAAAACAAGCCGTTATCGCAGGATTAGGTAATTCTATTATGCCTTTAATTGGGATTAAAAACGAATTATTAAATAAGCAACTATATATTTTACCTACTGAGGATTTACCAGTAACAACGAAATGGAGATTAATTTGGCTAAAAGGAAAAAGAATTTCACCCGTTGCTCAAGCTTATCTGGATTTTATAAGACTTAAGAAAAATGAAATTCTTGATGAGAAGTTTCAATGGTATCAGGAATATAAATGA
- a CDS encoding proton-conducting transporter transmembrane domain-containing protein, translated as MTKELIISTVFLSPLLFTLIAILSWFMSGLRPKKLIWVSKISIYAGVLMAIFSAVMVYQYGLLESNSIGYNGLGLSIRLDALSVLIFTMINLISFIVMRFSFNYMDGDNRQGVFIGRLAATIASVQLLVLSGNVGLLWISWVLTSISLHRLLIFYSERRRSKLAARKKFIAARLSDLFLLAAVILIFNQFGTGNLEEVITGIKSFANNVPFKIELAAICIVLAAILKSALFPTHAWLVEVMETPTPVSALLHAGLLNAGPFLVARMSFIVVETTYAPLLLIIFGGITAIFGSIAYMTQSSVKTALGYSSISHMGFSLLLCGFGIYAAAMLHLVAHSFYKAHAFLSSGSFIDVKKASKISLPARKANPLVLLTSIGLAFTIFGIMAYAWGINPIEELSLLVISCIIVMGLSLLIGTALDSYESRRLIPRVVLMAALVAFAFFSLETLMGAILKSQIPVIMQPSTAVVILLFFWLIVFAGLVLIQIFSPFMKNSTIWRKWAIHFRNGLYANVLYDRLVGALYVKASKPGIMKGYE; from the coding sequence ATGACCAAAGAACTAATCATAAGCACGGTTTTTCTATCGCCACTTTTATTTACACTTATCGCCATTTTATCATGGTTTATGAGCGGCTTAAGGCCTAAAAAATTGATATGGGTAAGTAAAATCTCCATTTATGCAGGTGTACTTATGGCCATATTTTCTGCCGTGATGGTATATCAATATGGATTATTGGAGAGCAATAGTATAGGCTATAATGGTCTTGGATTATCCATACGATTAGATGCTTTAAGTGTATTGATCTTTACCATGATTAATCTCATCTCTTTTATAGTGATGCGGTTTAGTTTCAATTATATGGATGGCGATAATAGACAAGGGGTTTTTATAGGGAGATTAGCCGCTACTATTGCCTCCGTACAATTGTTGGTGCTATCAGGAAATGTAGGTTTACTGTGGATTTCTTGGGTTCTCACAAGTATTTCTTTGCATCGATTACTTATTTTTTATTCTGAAAGACGCAGATCTAAACTGGCAGCCAGGAAAAAATTTATTGCGGCCCGATTGAGTGATTTATTCCTACTAGCTGCTGTTATCTTGATTTTTAACCAATTCGGTACAGGAAATTTAGAAGAAGTCATAACCGGAATAAAAAGTTTTGCTAACAATGTCCCATTTAAAATAGAATTAGCGGCTATTTGTATTGTGTTGGCGGCTATCTTAAAATCCGCTTTATTTCCAACTCATGCATGGCTTGTAGAAGTAATGGAAACACCAACTCCTGTTTCTGCATTACTGCATGCAGGTTTATTGAATGCTGGCCCATTTTTAGTGGCAAGAATGTCATTTATAGTGGTGGAAACCACCTATGCGCCTCTACTACTGATTATTTTTGGTGGTATAACAGCCATATTTGGCTCCATTGCTTATATGACTCAATCTTCGGTGAAGACAGCTCTTGGTTATTCCAGTATTTCTCACATGGGTTTTAGTTTATTGCTTTGTGGATTTGGAATTTATGCTGCAGCCATGTTGCACTTGGTGGCACATTCTTTCTATAAAGCGCATGCATTTCTTTCTTCGGGTAGTTTTATTGATGTTAAAAAAGCATCCAAAATATCGCTGCCAGCAAGAAAAGCTAACCCACTTGTGCTTTTAACAAGTATAGGGCTTGCTTTTACAATTTTTGGAATAATGGCATATGCTTGGGGCATTAACCCAATAGAGGAATTGTCATTATTGGTGATAAGCTGCATTATAGTGATGGGATTATCATTATTAATAGGTACTGCTTTAGATTCTTATGAAAGCAGGAGGTTGATTCCAAGAGTGGTCTTAATGGCTGCTCTTGTTGCCTTTGCATTTTTCAGTTTGGAAACGCTAATGGGCGCCATTTTGAAATCCCAAATCCCCGTAATTATGCAACCTTCTACTGCAGTAGTAATTTTATTGTTTTTTTGGTTGATTGTTTTTGCAGGATTGGTGCTTATTCAAATTTTTTCACCTTTTATGAAAAACTCCACTATTTGGAGGAAATGGGCCATTCATTTTAGAAATGGTCTCTATGCAAATGTACTATATGACCGTTTGGTAGGAGCCCTTTATGTGAAAGCTTCTAAACCTGGAATCATGAAAGGATATGAATAA